The Altererythrobacter sp. ZODW24 genome window below encodes:
- the nuoN gene encoding NADH-quinone oxidoreductase subunit NuoN: protein MELQSSLALIAPEILLAISGLALLLAAAWMGDKYSRAITIMGAAAIFGAGCLVVPTLTNNVMGADAAAFGGQLRADAFAAYAKLLIYAAGIAALVIAPAFFDRFKAMKAEYPVLVIFATLGMGIMVSATDLMTLYIGLELNSLAAYVLAAFLREDDRSAEAGLKYFVLGALASGILLFGMSLTYGFTGTTDFQGIRAALSGDISTGALFGLIFVLAGLAFKISAVPFHMWTPDVYEGAPTPVTAFFASAPKVAAIALTARVSLDAFGLQTDAWRQIVIFAALASIVVGALGAIGQSNIKRLLAYSSINNVGFILIGLAAGTVGGLSAMLVYLFIYVVMTVGSFVAVLMLRDADGNHVEGIADLAGLSRTRPMIALCLAALMFSLAGIPPLFGFWGKFVVFQAAVEADLVILAAIGIAASVIGAFYYIKIVKIMYFDEPANVITGASEKSHWVILGLSSLIISPLGYFLTKWIGNQADTAAAALFLAI, encoded by the coding sequence ATGGAACTCCAGTCCTCACTTGCGCTCATCGCGCCTGAAATCCTACTCGCGATATCGGGCTTGGCGCTGCTTCTAGCCGCTGCATGGATGGGCGACAAATATAGCCGCGCCATCACCATCATGGGGGCAGCGGCGATTTTTGGTGCGGGCTGCCTTGTCGTGCCAACCCTCACAAACAACGTCATGGGTGCCGACGCAGCCGCATTCGGCGGTCAACTTCGCGCCGATGCCTTCGCAGCCTATGCAAAGCTACTGATCTACGCGGCCGGCATTGCAGCGTTGGTGATCGCTCCGGCATTCTTTGATCGTTTCAAGGCCATGAAGGCCGAGTATCCCGTGCTGGTGATCTTCGCCACACTGGGTATGGGCATCATGGTTTCGGCAACGGATCTGATGACGCTGTACATCGGGCTCGAGCTCAACAGCCTTGCCGCCTATGTCCTTGCGGCCTTCCTGCGGGAAGATGATCGATCCGCAGAAGCTGGCCTCAAATACTTCGTTCTTGGCGCGCTGGCGAGCGGCATCCTGCTGTTCGGCATGAGCCTGACGTACGGATTTACCGGCACGACCGATTTCCAAGGTATCCGCGCTGCTTTGTCGGGCGATATCTCTACTGGCGCGCTGTTCGGCCTTATCTTCGTTCTTGCTGGCCTGGCCTTCAAGATCAGCGCTGTCCCGTTCCATATGTGGACGCCAGACGTCTACGAAGGCGCTCCAACGCCTGTAACTGCGTTCTTCGCCTCGGCACCCAAGGTCGCCGCAATCGCGCTCACAGCGCGTGTATCGCTTGATGCTTTCGGGCTTCAGACTGATGCGTGGCGTCAGATCGTTATTTTCGCAGCGCTTGCCTCCATTGTCGTTGGTGCGCTTGGTGCCATCGGGCAGAGTAATATTAAGCGGCTGCTGGCCTATTCCTCGATCAACAATGTCGGCTTTATTCTGATCGGCCTAGCAGCCGGCACTGTCGGCGGCCTCAGCGCGATGCTGGTCTATCTGTTTATCTATGTTGTGATGACCGTCGGCTCGTTCGTCGCGGTTCTGATGCTGCGCGATGCGGATGGCAATCACGTCGAAGGCATTGCCGACTTAGCCGGTCTGTCTCGCACCCGTCCGATGATCGCACTGTGCCTTGCCGCGCTGATGTTCAGCCTCGCAGGTATTCCGCCATTGTTCGGTTTCTGGGGCAAGTTTGTCGTTTTCCAGGCCGCCGTGGAGGCCGATCTGGTTATCTTGGCGGCCATCGGTATCGCGGCCAGCGTCATCGGCGCATTTTACTACATCAAGATCGTCAAGATCATGTATTTTGACGAGCCAGCAAACGTGATCACCGGAGCTTCGGAAAAGTCGCATTGGGTGATCCTTGGCCTGTCCAGCTTGATCATCTCGCCGCTTGGCTACTTCCTGACGAAGTGGATCGGTAATCAGGCCGATACGGCAGCAGCTGCGCTGTTTCTCGCCATTTGA
- a CDS encoding biotin--[acetyl-CoA-carboxylase] ligase — protein MIEIVPETGSTNADIASRITGGEHLPEGHWLVADRQTAGRGRQGRDWFDGAGNFMGSTIVTIGERDPAPSSLALVVGLGVYETVQACVPNPAELSLKWPNDLLLAGAKLAGILLERVADKVVVGIGVNLVASPQLPDRKTISLKGIGAAVDRDVFANNLAASLDAELERWRTYGLDTIIRRWEAAAHPVGTPLKVHEPDASIVEGQFQGLTPDGAMRLRLADGTIRAIHAGDVFLG, from the coding sequence ATGATTGAGATCGTCCCCGAAACTGGCTCCACCAATGCCGACATTGCTAGCCGAATCACCGGTGGTGAACATTTGCCTGAAGGTCACTGGTTGGTGGCCGACCGGCAAACGGCAGGGCGGGGCAGGCAAGGCCGTGACTGGTTTGACGGCGCCGGCAACTTCATGGGTTCAACCATCGTAACAATAGGCGAGCGCGACCCGGCGCCGTCCAGTCTGGCCCTCGTGGTAGGGCTGGGCGTATATGAAACCGTGCAGGCATGTGTGCCCAATCCGGCAGAACTATCGCTCAAATGGCCGAACGATCTGCTGTTGGCGGGTGCGAAACTGGCAGGCATCCTGCTCGAACGGGTCGCAGACAAGGTTGTTGTCGGCATTGGAGTAAACCTTGTCGCCTCGCCTCAACTTCCCGACCGCAAGACGATCTCGCTCAAAGGGATCGGCGCTGCGGTCGACCGCGATGTATTCGCCAACAATCTCGCGGCCTCTTTGGACGCCGAACTTGAACGTTGGCGCACATATGGCCTCGACACGATTATCCGCCGCTGGGAGGCTGCCGCACATCCCGTCGGAACGCCGTTAAAGGTCCACGAACCCGATGCCTCGATCGTCGAGGGCCAATTCCAAGGCCTTACTCCCGATGGCGCAATGCGGCTTCGCTTGGCGGATGGAACCATCCGTGCCATCCACGCAGGCGACGTATTTCTAGGCTGA
- a CDS encoding type III pantothenate kinase, which translates to MLLAADVGNTNVVFALFDRNQIKTRWRIATDPRRTGDEYAVWLLQLLEIEGYKREDITQIIFASVVPRADHNLTVLAQKYFKIEPLIAGKGAAEWGFEIDVETPGSLGADRALNCVAAHEKYPGDQIVVDFGTATKFEVVDFNGAYKGGIIAPGINLSLDALVGKTAKLPRIAIRAPETRSVIGRNTEDQMLIGVFWGYVAMMEGLIGRMKEEIGRPSKVVATGGLAILFDEHTDIFDVVDADLTLHGLATLAIRAEKTS; encoded by the coding sequence ATGCTGCTCGCCGCCGATGTCGGAAACACCAATGTGGTGTTCGCTCTGTTTGATAGAAATCAGATCAAAACGCGCTGGCGGATCGCTACAGATCCGCGCCGCACCGGTGATGAATATGCAGTCTGGTTGCTCCAGCTTCTGGAGATCGAGGGCTATAAGCGCGAAGATATAACCCAGATCATCTTCGCATCAGTTGTGCCGCGCGCCGATCACAATCTGACCGTACTCGCGCAGAAATACTTCAAAATCGAACCGCTGATTGCCGGCAAGGGCGCCGCCGAATGGGGCTTCGAAATCGACGTCGAAACACCCGGTTCTCTTGGCGCGGACAGAGCGCTCAATTGTGTCGCTGCGCATGAGAAATATCCGGGTGATCAAATCGTTGTCGATTTCGGTACGGCGACAAAGTTCGAAGTTGTCGATTTCAACGGCGCCTACAAGGGCGGAATTATTGCGCCCGGGATCAACCTGTCGCTCGATGCATTGGTCGGGAAGACCGCAAAATTACCGCGCATAGCTATTCGCGCGCCAGAGACACGCAGCGTGATTGGCCGTAACACTGAAGATCAAATGCTGATCGGGGTGTTCTGGGGCTATGTTGCCATGATGGAAGGCCTGATCGGACGCATGAAAGAAGAGATCGGCAGGCCATCAAAAGTCGTGGCGACAGGCGGCTTGGCCATATTATTCGACGAGCATACGGACATTTTTGACGTGGTCGATGCAGACCTAACCTTACACGGCCTCGCGACACTCGCGATACGGGCCGAGAAAACGAGCTAA
- a CDS encoding ribonuclease J has product MKKNFKPEKELLFLALGGSAEIGMNVNLYGCDGKWLMVDLGMTFSGNEYPGVDLVFADLDFIEDRLDDLVGIVLTHGHEDHIGAVPYFAADLGVPLYATPFTAELVRRKLQEAGLTDEVELNVVDDLEVFNVGPFDVSYYPLAHSIAEGNALLLETPYGKIFHTGDWKLDEEPIIGEPTTEEELTELGDEGILAMVCDSTNVFNPNPSGSEGAVHRGLMEEVKKHKGKRVMVTTFASNTARLQTLGEVARENNRQLCVAGRSLDRMVEVSQSNGYLQDFPKVIDFKTAMKLPRGEVMIVATGGQGEPRAALSRVAEGNHQISLDRGDVVLFSSRQIPGNEVSIGKVQNRLAERGIEMVTDRQSEIHVSGHPGRPELEAMYSWIKPEILLPVHGEIRHMKEQIRVSKEAGVPVSLFQQNGDIMRLAPGKPERLAQVRTGRLVLDGDVIVPADGEAIVGRRRLSLDGALIVVLSSDGSAQIDSMGLPLDEDYADFVAEAEADVAKALKKLKGPSRKDRAAVIEAARLAARRAAKRWSGKKPQVKVILAGE; this is encoded by the coding sequence TTGAAAAAGAACTTTAAGCCTGAAAAAGAACTGCTCTTCCTGGCGCTAGGCGGATCGGCCGAAATTGGCATGAATGTCAATTTATACGGCTGCGACGGCAAGTGGCTAATGGTCGATTTGGGCATGACCTTCAGCGGCAATGAATATCCCGGCGTCGACCTGGTGTTTGCCGATCTCGACTTTATCGAAGACCGGCTTGATGATCTAGTCGGGATTGTTCTGACGCATGGTCATGAGGACCATATTGGAGCGGTGCCATACTTCGCTGCCGATCTTGGTGTTCCGCTGTATGCCACACCGTTCACAGCAGAATTGGTGCGCCGCAAATTGCAGGAAGCGGGACTGACCGATGAGGTCGAGCTGAACGTCGTAGACGACCTCGAAGTGTTCAACGTCGGCCCATTTGACGTGAGCTACTATCCGCTCGCGCACTCGATTGCCGAGGGCAACGCCCTGCTGCTGGAAACGCCTTATGGCAAGATTTTCCACACAGGCGATTGGAAGCTCGACGAAGAGCCTATCATTGGTGAACCGACCACCGAAGAAGAACTGACCGAACTTGGCGATGAGGGGATCCTCGCCATGGTTTGCGATTCCACCAATGTCTTCAACCCAAACCCCAGCGGGTCCGAAGGTGCAGTGCACCGAGGGCTAATGGAAGAAGTGAAGAAGCATAAGGGCAAGCGGGTCATGGTGACCACATTCGCCTCTAACACCGCACGGTTGCAGACGCTGGGTGAAGTGGCCCGCGAGAACAACCGCCAGCTTTGTGTGGCTGGCCGCTCACTCGACCGGATGGTCGAGGTCTCACAGTCCAATGGCTATCTTCAAGACTTTCCAAAAGTGATAGACTTCAAGACGGCGATGAAGCTGCCGCGCGGCGAAGTCATGATCGTGGCGACCGGCGGGCAGGGCGAACCACGCGCTGCTCTGTCGCGAGTCGCAGAAGGTAATCATCAAATCTCGCTCGACCGCGGCGACGTCGTGCTGTTTTCGAGCCGCCAGATACCCGGCAACGAAGTCAGCATCGGCAAGGTCCAAAACCGGCTCGCCGAACGCGGGATCGAAATGGTGACCGACCGCCAGAGCGAAATTCACGTCTCTGGTCACCCGGGCCGCCCTGAACTCGAAGCTATGTATAGCTGGATCAAGCCTGAAATCCTCCTTCCTGTGCATGGTGAAATCCGCCACATGAAAGAGCAGATTCGCGTCAGCAAGGAAGCCGGCGTGCCGGTTTCGCTCTTCCAACAGAATGGCGACATCATGAGGCTCGCACCCGGTAAGCCGGAGCGGCTCGCTCAGGTTCGCACGGGACGGCTTGTTTTGGATGGTGACGTGATTGTGCCTGCCGATGGCGAGGCGATTGTTGGCCGTCGCCGTCTGTCGCTCGATGGTGCGTTGATCGTGGTGCTATCCTCCGATGGCAGCGCGCAGATCGATAGCATGGGTTTACCGCTCGATGAGGACTACGCTGACTTTGTCGCAGAAGCAGAAGCTGACGTCGCTAAGGCGCTCAAGAAGCTGAAGGGACCGTCGCGTAAGGATCGGGCCGCAGTCATCGAAGCGGCTCGGCTTGCAGCTCGCCGTGCTGCGAAACGCTGGAGCGGCAAGAAGCCGCAGGTCAAAGTGATCCTAGCCGGAGAATAA
- a CDS encoding NADH-quinone oxidoreductase subunit M — MAGFPILSLMLLVPLLAAVACVFSEAKAARMIALVATLINLGLGILLWLNYEIGGAQWQFTERAELFAGFSYALGIDGIALMLIVLSVFLMPICILASWEGIQKRVGEYMAAFLIMELLMIGVFAAQDLFLFYIFFEAGLIPMYLIIGVWGGDNRIYASYKFFLYTLLGSVLMLVAMLWMVNEAGTTDIPTLMQYDFAASAQTWLWLAFFASFAVKMPMWPVHTWLPDAHVQAPTAGSVILAGVLLKMGGYGFIRFSLPMFPEASAQFVWLIFSLSMMAVVVTSLIALVQHDMKKLIAYSSVAHMAIVTAGLFAFNVQGLEGAMIMMLSHGLVSGALFLCVGVIYDRLHTREIDRYGGLAINMPKYAIFFLLFTMASIGLPGTSGFVAEFLSLAGIYVVSSTVTFVLTTGIILGAGYMLYLYRRVVFGKQKNADAAAMLDLNAREWIMLTPIAAAVLWMGVYPESFLAPMRQDIATLDARLARAAPTGDAKLEVGAPKDHAANYISEEHDDTAGEGAH, encoded by the coding sequence ATGGCTGGCTTCCCGATCCTCTCACTGATGCTCCTCGTGCCGCTGCTCGCGGCTGTGGCTTGCGTGTTCTCCGAAGCGAAAGCCGCGCGCATGATTGCGCTGGTGGCCACGCTGATCAACCTCGGTCTCGGCATTTTGCTTTGGTTGAATTACGAAATTGGCGGCGCACAATGGCAGTTCACTGAACGCGCTGAGCTGTTCGCAGGCTTCAGCTATGCGCTGGGTATCGACGGTATCGCGCTGATGCTGATCGTGTTGTCTGTATTCCTGATGCCAATCTGCATATTGGCAAGCTGGGAAGGCATCCAGAAGCGCGTCGGCGAATATATGGCGGCGTTCCTGATCATGGAATTGCTGATGATCGGCGTCTTCGCCGCGCAGGATCTGTTCTTGTTCTACATCTTCTTCGAAGCCGGCCTGATCCCGATGTATCTGATCATCGGCGTGTGGGGCGGCGATAACCGCATTTACGCCAGCTATAAATTCTTCCTCTACACGCTGCTCGGTTCGGTACTGATGCTGGTCGCGATGCTGTGGATGGTGAACGAAGCTGGCACGACCGATATCCCCACGCTGATGCAATATGACTTTGCCGCCAGCGCGCAGACTTGGTTGTGGCTCGCGTTCTTCGCCAGCTTCGCAGTCAAAATGCCAATGTGGCCGGTGCACACTTGGCTGCCCGACGCGCACGTTCAGGCTCCGACTGCTGGTTCGGTGATCCTTGCTGGTGTGTTGCTGAAGATGGGCGGCTACGGCTTTATTCGTTTCAGCCTGCCGATGTTCCCCGAAGCTTCCGCACAATTCGTGTGGTTGATCTTCAGCCTGTCGATGATGGCAGTTGTGGTCACTAGCCTGATTGCGCTGGTCCAGCACGATATGAAGAAGTTGATCGCCTACAGCTCAGTTGCACATATGGCGATTGTGACGGCGGGCCTGTTCGCCTTCAATGTCCAAGGCCTCGAAGGCGCGATGATCATGATGCTCAGCCACGGCTTAGTATCTGGCGCGCTCTTCCTCTGCGTAGGCGTGATTTACGACCGTTTGCATACGCGTGAGATTGACCGTTACGGCGGCCTTGCCATCAACATGCCGAAATATGCGATCTTCTTCCTGTTGTTCACAATGGCCAGCATCGGCTTGCCGGGTACCAGCGGTTTTGTTGCTGAATTCCTGAGCCTCGCGGGCATCTATGTAGTGTCCAGCACGGTGACATTCGTACTGACGACCGGCATCATTCTTGGCGCGGGTTACATGTTGTATCTCTATCGCCGGGTGGTGTTCGGGAAGCAAAAGAACGCTGACGCAGCCGCGATGCTCGATCTGAATGCGCGTGAGTGGATCATGCTGACGCCAATCGCTGCGGCGGTGCTGTGGATGGGTGTTTATCCAGAGAGCTTCCTTGCTCCGATGCGCCAAGACATTGCCACGCTCGATGCCCGCCTGGCCCGTGCTGCGCCAACTGGCGATGCGAAGCTGGAAGTCGGCGCGCCGAAGGATCATGCGGCGAATTACATCTCTGAAGAACACGACGATACAGCCGGCGAGGGCGCACACTGA